Sequence from the Ictalurus furcatus strain D&B chromosome 29, Billie_1.0, whole genome shotgun sequence genome:
CCTGACATCCTAAAGGCCACACCTTCGCTTCTTCAGAACAGATTCCATCcgtgtccctctgtctctcgcAGGTGCTTTCCAACCCAGAGTTTCTTGCTGAAGGGACGGCTGTGAGGGACCTCAAGGAGCCGGACCGCGTCTTGATTGGCGGAGATGAAACTCCCGAAGGTCAAAAGGCAATCAGGGCACTATGCGAAGTGTATGAGCACTGGGTGCCTAAGTCACGCATCATCACCACCAACACATGGTCATCTGAGCTGTCCAAATTAGTGAGTATATGAGGGGGGGTTAAGTTAGCTGGTGTGTGCTATTAGTGCTGAAGTCATATGACCATCTCAGCTGACCTGAGAGTATAgcaaattatatacatacaaacacataatAGGAATaatgcaaatgtatttattcaacaTGTgcactaaatgtgtgtgtgtgtgcgtgcattaGGCGGCGAATGCATTCCTAGCTCAGCGTATCAGCAGTATAAACTCCATCTCAGCTCTGTGTGAGTCCACCGGCGCTGACGTTGAGGAGGTGGCCAGAGCCATCGGCATGGACCAGCGCATCGGCAGCAAGTTCCTCAAGGCCAgcgtgggtgagtgtgtgtctctgtgttccctgggatagactccaggctccctgtgaccctgtacaGGATCACTGTGAaactgtatggaaaatggatggagggatggatggatggatggatgtttgtgcAACATGAAGTCTAAGAGATGCTGAATATACTGGGCATAACATAAAGTCAAATTGaaaagtgtgtaagtgtgtgtgtgtgtgtgtgtgtgtgtgtgtgcgctcaccAGGCTTTGGAGGAAGCTGTTTCCAGAAGGATGTGCTGAATTTGGTGTATCTGTGTGAGGCACTGAATCTACCTGAAGTGGCCTCCTACTGGCAGCAGGTACAGAACATCTACACCTGAAGTGCTCAGTCCTTTCTATTATCATCCATGATCACTTGTTCAGTGCCTTTCTTATGCTTTACAAAAACGAGGCTTATGTCAATACAAATCAAccttttatctatctatctatgtatataaAAGCATAATATAGAGCAAACAAAAGATGTCCCAAAATGGAACCCTGAGCAACACCGTAAGAAATCTGTGCATGAGATGAGAAACAATTTCATCCATTAACAGAAAAAGTTCTCCCCTTAAGGTAAGGGGGGGTGACCGAGTCCACGGTAACAATGCAGGTACTGTTAAAAAGCCCAACCATTTCATCAGGGTTCACACAAGAGGATGGAActtcaaataccttgtctttatatgttttttgtttgtttgtttgtttgtttaagtacaAGTCCacgtacatttacaaatcagtcctctttgcttttattatcattttaaagaatttataatacaggaatgtcgaccttctggaaagtatgttaatttatgcactcgatactcggtcggggttttaatcctttttttttttctttctctttctatcgAGCTTCTATTAAATTTAGACTATTAAAAGATCGATTGAGTGAACGTTTCATTTGGCTAAATATGTTCTGAATTagttgtgtatatattattaatgcttCACATTTTAAGATAACTACTAAAGATAAGTTACTAAAAGTGGCGTTGGCATtgttcctttgtgtgtgtgtgtgtgtgtgtgtaggtgattgATATGAACGAGTACCAGAGGAAACGGTTTGCGTGCAGAATCATCGACTGTCTCTTCAACACTGTAACAGGAAAGAAAATTGCCTTGCTAGGCTTCTCATTCAAGAAAGACACCGGGGACaccaggtatacacacacacacacacacacacacacacacacacacgcactcttcCCACATGGTTTAATGATTTCGTCATTAAACATTTCCTTTGAAATTCActgaaagtgtttcattccctATGATGCCCTAAgggtctccctccctctctctctcacacacacgcacacacacacacacacttgcatatCTTAAATTCTTGCTCTAAATAAGCTCACTGTATTgacttgtactgtataatttaattatattaatacacgtgcatatatataaaataaatatataaccacACATACAACACACTTCATGCCAGTTGGAAGATTTTTACAACCACACAGTCACCCTCcctaagctgtttttttttttttttggactgaaCTGGGAATTAACTGAGTCATCCTGCTTGGCTGACTTTTTACCTGCATTACCGTGATCGTGGAGTCATGAAAGTTTTTGGATCCAGAGCAAACATACACAAACTAGAAACTGTAACTCTCTTATAGACCCGGATTAAAAACTAGTAGCAAATCTTCTGTAGCTGCTGAGAGTCCAAATCTGAAAATATATTCTTAAGGTTTAACAACAAGGACAGAAGAACCTGTAAAGTCGGAGGCGTCTCATCGTGCTGAcatagcactgtgtgtgtgtgtgtgtgtgtgtgtgtgtgtgtgtgtgttcactttcCCAGAGAGTCATCCAGTATCTATATTTCTAAATATCTGATGGATGAAGGAGCCAAGCTGCACATCTTTGACCCTAAAGTGGCAGAAGAACAGATCATACAGGACCTGTCCCAGCCCAACATCTCAGGAGACAATCCtaagagaggtgtgtgtgtgtgtttgtgtttgttattgtttgaCTGCACGTCCACTCAGGAGTCtgatctgttctctctctctttgtgtgtgtgtgtgtgtgtgtgtgtgtgtgtgtgtgtgtgtgtgtgttcattcctCAGTATCCGAGCTGGTTACTGTGTCGTCAGATCCATATGAAGCCTGTAAAAGTGCACATGCACTAGTGATCTGCACCGAGTGGGACATGTttaaggtacacacacacacacacagagatcacGATACACGCAACTCCCAAAGTTTTGGCACCCATCAGGAGAATACTACTTTTCAAGAAAGAATAGCATGCGAGTAGACAGGTCAGGTTTGTCACGACAGAATCTGTCGGCTTGACAAATCCAGTCTGAAAGTTTAAAACCGTTATCAGTTTGAAATCTGAAGGTAACGCGCAGTTTTAATAACaaccgatagatagatagggtgccaatacttgtacaAGTGCATATaatgggtgccaatacttgtacaAGCGCATATAATCGTGATCTGCAGCGACTGCGACATGTTTAtggtacatacacacagagatctCTATATGCACAACttcaaaagttttggcacccatCAAGAGAGTGtaatttttaatgtttgtatttatttactttcctgCAAAAACCTGGTTTCAAAATGATTACAGTAATATTAGATGAAGCTTTGCTGTTTCTTTTTCGTACAATTTTGCCTGTTCTTCTGAAGGATGAAAATAAttctggaggtgtgtgtgtgtgtttttgaaggATCTGGATTACGCACAGATTTATCACCAGATGCTGAAACCAGCGTTCATATTTGATGGTCGCAGAGTCCTTGATCATTTACACCCCCAACTACAGAACCTCGGtttccaggtgtgtgtgtgtgtgtgtgtagggggtctctgtctctttgtccaTCACATCATACATTTAAACAGTGTAACTTCATATACTAactatatttttattgtgtgtgtgtgtgtgtgtgtgtgtgtgtgtgtgtgtgtagatcgaGACAATTGGAAAGAAGGTGATGACCAGGCTTCCCTTCACCCCCCCCACGGGCGCCGTCCCCAGAATCACCCTCAACGAGCCACCGAATAAGAAATCCAAAGTCTGACGTGTACGCGCACGTGTGCACACACGACCCCGGTGTCTACAGAGCCGAGTCCACACCCACTCAGATTGGATTTCCCGAAGGTCTTTTGAAAAAAAACGACGTCCCTGTCTCTGTCCTATATTCCTCTGCAGCACACTGTATTTGGATCATTTGGTTGTTGGAGATCGTTGTGCTGCTGCAATGCACAGATAGAAGAATTatacaggggtttttttttcatcatcatGAGAATGTTTCGTTTTTCAGTATTAATTTCGAGCATTACGCGGCGTCCGAGTTATAATCCGAGTGTTCAGCAGCACCGTCAACCAGATTTTgtacatgttgtgtgtgtgtgtgtctcaagtAAGATGGAAGATTACGGTTTATCGTCATGTAATCGTGTCGTATCgtatttcacaaaataaaatgaatgatcaGACGCTTCATCAACATCGCTTTATTACACTGTACAGTTCTTGTTTTAACCGCGAGTCGGATTTCCACTGGAtgcagtttctctctctttcgctaAAATGGCTTCACACCTGGATGATCTCGATCGCTTTCCAAACAAGTAACGCATTCTGAAGACTTCTCTTTCTCCGTAATATCACATACCAGAAGACTTCATTACCCACAATCCACCGCTAACATTACAAAACTAAACAGACTGACGACGTGGGTTAgaataaatgttttctgttgTCCTGTTCATTATTTTAGGAGGGAATACAAGATGGACAGAGCTCCAGGTTCATGAggtccatcttttttttttattcgacGGTTCCTtccatctttctcttttccaGCAGGTTCTTTAGGAAGAACTCACCTGTGCAAAAGAACACCAAAAGACTCAGTCATTTTCACAGACCCTCTAAACACCGGGACGCTCTATCAAAATAAATATCCCTTCTCATCCTCAATCTGCGAGTTATAGTCAacaccagaattattggcacccttcgtgAAAACGGCCGATCGTTATATTATAAAAT
This genomic interval carries:
- the ugdh gene encoding UDP-glucose 6-dehydrogenase; this encodes MVQIRKICCIGAGYVGGPTCSVIASMCPEVTVTVVDVNESRIKAWNSDTLPIYEPGLNEVVLSCRGKNLFFSTDIDSAIKDADLVFISVNTPTKTYGMGKGRAADLKFIEACARRIVEVSDGYKIVTEKSTVPVRAAESIRRIFDANTKPSLNLQVLSNPEFLAEGTAVRDLKEPDRVLIGGDETPEGQKAIRALCEVYEHWVPKSRIITTNTWSSELSKLAANAFLAQRISSINSISALCESTGADVEEVARAIGMDQRIGSKFLKASVGFGGSCFQKDVLNLVYLCEALNLPEVASYWQQVIDMNEYQRKRFACRIIDCLFNTVTGKKIALLGFSFKKDTGDTRESSSIYISKYLMDEGAKLHIFDPKVAEEQIIQDLSQPNISGDNPKRVSELVTVSSDPYEACKSAHALVICTEWDMFKDLDYAQIYHQMLKPAFIFDGRRVLDHLHPQLQNLGFQIETIGKKVMTRLPFTPPTGAVPRITLNEPPNKKSKV